TCGCGTGCCTCGGCCTCCTCCTGCGCCATCGCCACGACGACCTCAATCTCCGGTCCACCTGGCTCTGCTCGCGAAACGACGTGATCGCCAACGTCGGTGTGCTCATAGCGGCGACCGGTGTCGCCCTCACCGGCTCGGCGTGGCCGGACATACTCATCGGCGCCGTCATCGCCGGGGTTTTCGCTGCGTCCGCCGCTGGCGTGCTCCGTGACGCACGCCGGCAGTTGCGGGCGATCGCTACCGGGTGACCCAGCCGACGCCTGGTCCCGAGCGTGGCACCGTCCGTGCTCGACCAGGCGCGGGCGTCATCTGAAGCAGCGACACGCGCGGTGGAGCCGGGGCCGCCAACGGCCCCGGTCCTCGCCGGTCCTCACACCCGCTGCATCTCCTTCCCGCAGCAGCAGCGCGGGTTCAGGTTGCCACCTTGGCCCGGCGCCGCGCCCTTCGTGACTTCGATCTCGCAGCCACACGCAGGGTCGGGACAGCGGTATCGTTCGCCCTTCTTTAGCGCCATCTCCGCACCCTCCTGATGCTTCTAGAGCTTGGCCAGCTGACCGCTCTGGATCAGATCGACGAGGACGTTCCACTCCTCCTTCTCGAGGACGACGAGGTTGCCGGCCTCGCCGATGTGGACCTCGTCCGGCCGGATCTCGACCTCCGGGCAGGCGGTGCACATCGGGCAGAGAGAGAACTTGGACGCCATGGGATATCCTCCTCTCGTTCGATGTGGGGGCACACGCTGGCGGTGGCAGTCGTGCCGACGCGCCAGGCCGCTAACGCGGCTCGCAGCCGAGCTCGCAGGGCGGAGAGGTCAGTGATCGTCCGGTCGAGGTCGGCGACCCGCTGCTGCATCATCGTACGCACGTGGAGGCACGGCGTCTGGCCGGCCCGCCGGAGGGCGACGATGTCCCGGATCTCAGCCAGGCGGAACCCGAGCCGCCGCGCGCGGGTGACGAACGCCAGCAGCGGGAGGACGTCGTCGCCGAAGAGACGGTATCCGGCAGCCGTGCGGGACGCCGGCGTGACGATCCCCGCCGCCTCGTACAGCCGAAGCGCCTTGCGGGTGACCCCGCTCCGCGTGATCACGTCTCCGATCAGCAGACCCGCTCGAGCCACGACGCTAGTCTAAACCCGGCCCCTGGGGGCCAGGTCAAGCGGCCCGTTCGGGTCAGCTGAAGCGGGTCGCTCACAGGCGAATCACGCCGCGAGCCGCCGCATGATGGAGGACGAGCCCCGCAACATACGCCGCGCCCATGTTCCAGAGCGCCACGCCGGCCGTCACGGCCAGGACCGTCCGGTCGGCCCGGGAGCACTCTTCCGTCGTGACCGACGCGGCCAGCTCGAGCCCGCCGAACAGGAGGATGACCCCGAGCACGGGGGGCGGGAAGAGGCGGAAGAGCGTCGTCACGGAGTCCGGGAGCAGCAAGGCCACGCCGAGTAGCATCACGCCCAGGATCACGAGGGCCCCGCCTGTCCGCGCCCCGAATCGCACGTGACCGGCCATGCCTCCGGCGCCCCGGCACATCGGCACGCCACCGAGCGCGGCGGCGGCGAGGTTCATGAGCCCGTGGTCCCAGGCGAGACCGCGGACGGTGATCGGCCGGTCCGGAAACAGCCGGTTGTGCTCCTCGGCTGTCGCGATGACGGCGTTGCCGAGGGTCAGGGCGGCCTGCGGCAGCGCGAGGACGACCGTGCCCTGGAGCAACTCGCTCCAGCTGACCAGCGGGACGACCGCCGCGGGCAGCCGCGGGTGCGGCGTCAGGCCCGCGAGCGCGCGCCCGAGCGAGGCGTCCAGCATCAGGGCCGCGAGAGCACCGTAGCCGAGGAGCACCAGCATGGCGGGGACGCGAGGATACCCGAGCAGCACGAACGTCAGCGCCGCGCCCGCGACCCCGACGATCCAGCCCTGCTGCATCAGCCGGACGCCTTCCAGAATGAAGCTCAGCCCGAGGCCGAGCACGAGCCCCCGGACGACCGGCCGGCTGGTCAGCGCCGCGAGCCAGGCGACGGCGCCGGTCACCGCCAGGCTGAGCCATAGCAGCCCCGTGATCGCGGCCGAGGCCCAGATCATCCCGGGTGTCACACTCGCCGCGTGGGCGATCGCCGCCGTCCCGATGGCCTTCATGGGCTGGACGGAGAGCGGCGTCCGGAAGTAGAGACCGGTGGCGACGGCAACGAGCCCGAACCCAAGGAGGACGCCCTGCGGATCGAGACCCACGAGGGTGACATAGCCGACGACGAACGGCACGAGCGTGCCCAGGTCGCCGAAGGC
This genomic stretch from Candidatus Methylomirabilota bacterium harbors:
- a CDS encoding putative sulfate/molybdate transporter: MRVAGNDYNRAELAGAFGDLGTLVPFVVGYVTLVGLDPQGVLLGFGLVAVATGLYFRTPLSVQPMKAIGTAAIAHAASVTPGMIWASAAITGLLWLSLAVTGAVAWLAALTSRPVVRGLVLGLGLSFILEGVRLMQQGWIVGVAGAALTFVLLGYPRVPAMLVLLGYGALAALMLDASLGRALAGLTPHPRLPAAVVPLVSWSELLQGTVVLALPQAALTLGNAVIATAEEHNRLFPDRPITVRGLAWDHGLMNLAAAALGGVPMCRGAGGMAGHVRFGARTGGALVILGVMLLGVALLLPDSVTTLFRLFPPPVLGVILLFGGLELAASVTTEECSRADRTVLAVTAGVALWNMGAAYVAGLVLHHAAARGVIRL